In one window of Drosophila innubila isolate TH190305 chromosome 2L unlocalized genomic scaffold, UK_Dinn_1.0 4_B_2L, whole genome shotgun sequence DNA:
- the LOC117780479 gene encoding pancreatic triacylglycerol lipase-like isoform X1, whose protein sequence is MLKLLLILGFLNLEFFITIRAQDPLDCFQLEDSECPNSNVTFRLYNSNEPFGLLIDADTIEGLTLQSSDPLKVIIHGYNSSHSGTPNLELVPQFLQIPNISIISVDYSNLVPDPCYTQSVHNAHVVGRCIGYFLFPILNSNATVTEKLHLIGFGLGAHVASFAANYLSDLGLKVPHITALDPAKPLYVTTDLAERLDPSDADFIDVIHTDIFIYGLMQPVGHVDFFPNKGVVQPNCGPIDDIDTHHCYHVRAVEYYAESISSSEVFWAFRCRDLYGFIVGECEPNNDVEQMGYFVRETARGNYFLMTNGKPPYCKGKDFSNLDRTLYGETYLGDALVSKLKELGPSLRVLTTDIRK, encoded by the exons ATGTTGAAGCTGTTGCTAATACTTG GTTTCTTAAATTTGGAATTCTTCATCACGATCCGTGCTCAAGATCCGCTTGATTGCTTCCAGCTGGAAGACTCTGAATGCCCAAATTCAAATGTTACCTTTCGATTATATAA CTCTAATGAGCCATTTGGCTTACTCATAGATGCAGATACAATTGAAGGACTCACTCTCCAATCATCAGATCCGCTTAAAGTGATTATACATGGCTACAATTCGAGTCACTCAGGAACGCCCAACTTAGAGCTGGTTccacaatttttacaaattccaAATATCAGCATCATCTCCGTCGATTACTCGAATCTTGTGCCCGATCCCTGTTATACACAGTCTGTCCACAATGCCCACGTTGTGGGTCGATGCATTGGATACTTCTTATTCCCAATTCTAAATAGTAACGCTACAGTTACGGAGAAACTGCATCTCATTGGCTTTGGATTAGGTGCTCACGTGGCGTCATTTGCAGCCAACTATTTATCGGACCTTGGCCTCAAGGTGCCCCATATTACAGCCCTCGATCCGGCCAAGCCTCTTTATGTGACTACAGATCTCGCAGAGCGTTTAGATCCAAGCGATGCGGACTTTATAGATGTGATTCACACGGACATCTTCATTTATGGCCTTATGCAACCTGTGGGCCATGTGGACTTCTTTCCCAACAAGGGCGTGGTCCAGCCCAATTGTGGACCCATCGACGACA TTGACACTCATCATTGCTATCACGTACGTGCTGTTGAGTACTATGCCGAGTCGATTAGCTCATCCGAGGTGTTTTGGGCCTTCCGCTGCAGAGATCTGTATGGCTTTATTGTGGGAGAATGTGAGCCCAATAATGACGTGGAACAGATGGGATACTTTGTTCGTGAAACGGCACGCGGTAACTACTTCCTGATGACCAATGGGAAACCACCGTACTGCAAGGGTAAAGACTTTTCCAATTTGGATCGCACTCTATATGGTGAGACGTATTTGGGCGATGCTCTAGTATCGAAGCTGAAGGAATTGGGGCCCTCACTTAGAGTGCTAACCACCGATATTCGCAAATAA
- the LOC117780479 gene encoding pancreatic triacylglycerol lipase-like isoform X2 has protein sequence MLPFDYINADTIEGLTLQSSDPLKVIIHGYNSSHSGTPNLELVPQFLQIPNISIISVDYSNLVPDPCYTQSVHNAHVVGRCIGYFLFPILNSNATVTEKLHLIGFGLGAHVASFAANYLSDLGLKVPHITALDPAKPLYVTTDLAERLDPSDADFIDVIHTDIFIYGLMQPVGHVDFFPNKGVVQPNCGPIDDIDTHHCYHVRAVEYYAESISSSEVFWAFRCRDLYGFIVGECEPNNDVEQMGYFVRETARGNYFLMTNGKPPYCKGKDFSNLDRTLYGETYLGDALVSKLKELGPSLRVLTTDIRK, from the exons ATGTTACCTTTCGATTATATAA ATGCAGATACAATTGAAGGACTCACTCTCCAATCATCAGATCCGCTTAAAGTGATTATACATGGCTACAATTCGAGTCACTCAGGAACGCCCAACTTAGAGCTGGTTccacaatttttacaaattccaAATATCAGCATCATCTCCGTCGATTACTCGAATCTTGTGCCCGATCCCTGTTATACACAGTCTGTCCACAATGCCCACGTTGTGGGTCGATGCATTGGATACTTCTTATTCCCAATTCTAAATAGTAACGCTACAGTTACGGAGAAACTGCATCTCATTGGCTTTGGATTAGGTGCTCACGTGGCGTCATTTGCAGCCAACTATTTATCGGACCTTGGCCTCAAGGTGCCCCATATTACAGCCCTCGATCCGGCCAAGCCTCTTTATGTGACTACAGATCTCGCAGAGCGTTTAGATCCAAGCGATGCGGACTTTATAGATGTGATTCACACGGACATCTTCATTTATGGCCTTATGCAACCTGTGGGCCATGTGGACTTCTTTCCCAACAAGGGCGTGGTCCAGCCCAATTGTGGACCCATCGACGACA TTGACACTCATCATTGCTATCACGTACGTGCTGTTGAGTACTATGCCGAGTCGATTAGCTCATCCGAGGTGTTTTGGGCCTTCCGCTGCAGAGATCTGTATGGCTTTATTGTGGGAGAATGTGAGCCCAATAATGACGTGGAACAGATGGGATACTTTGTTCGTGAAACGGCACGCGGTAACTACTTCCTGATGACCAATGGGAAACCACCGTACTGCAAGGGTAAAGACTTTTCCAATTTGGATCGCACTCTATATGGTGAGACGTATTTGGGCGATGCTCTAGTATCGAAGCTGAAGGAATTGGGGCCCTCACTTAGAGTGCTAACCACCGATATTCGCAAATAA